A genomic stretch from Sceloporus undulatus isolate JIND9_A2432 ecotype Alabama chromosome 5, SceUnd_v1.1, whole genome shotgun sequence includes:
- the LOC121931356 gene encoding radial spoke head protein 6 homolog A-like isoform X2 yields MAEPPGEQPAPESEEKPEQASQGPPGQSSQGVLRQPSSQDQEAAAPPSIGHDEPEGGLASEQPPRGSIYQPDQPRLSIYEQQEGRGALYQPQQARGPIFQPRTGAQDSFTWQQHPGRGSLPQDPTGGLYQPAEHLPPSGSKGSFHLPAAKASQVLQSDTGGHGPYQTHEPGYGLYQMGVNLYEDQIPDPGPRALAIKNAKAYLLKTSVKTGVSLYDHLAEMLAKILDERPENPADIIENISKDVKCARFQKKLDTLRDEYEKHPTFELAEMYKTLFQKGGGDGTEQELEEEITETPLPNVMETAFYFEQIGIGLSIEEYYHIFLALKQLVTTHPIQTCRFWGKILGIEANYIVAEVEFREGEEEEEAEEEEIIEEGLKEGSEIREDEDEEDEEKDEPPKPNYKPPPVVPKEENRTGANKFTYFVCNEPSKPWTRLPQVTPAQIVNARKIKKFFTGKLDAPVVSYPPFPGTEANYLRAQIARISAATQISPLGFYQFGEEEGDEEEEGGAGRDTYEENPDFEPVSVLEMVESLANWVHHIQNILMQGRCTWVNPYQKSEEEEEEDEEEEKPEEQEESQEVGPPLLTPLSEDADIQNIPPWSAETSTNLIPQYALAVLQANLWPGAYSFAIGNQNTSVDQKLQKRVIRL; encoded by the exons ATGGCAGAGCCACCTGGAGAACAGCCAGCACCTGAGAGTGAGGAAAAGCCAGAGCAGGCCAGCCAGGGCCCCCCAGGGCAAAGTAGCCAGGGGGTGTTAAGGCAGCCCAGTAGTCAGGATCAAGAAGCAGCAGCGCCTCCATCCATAGGGCACGATGAACCCGAGGGAGGCCTGGCATCGGAGCAGCCACCCAGGGGCAGCATCTACCAGCCAGACCAACCCAGGCTGAGCATCTACGAGCAACAAGAAGGAAGAGGTGCTTTGTATCAGCCTCAGCAAGCCAGGGGCCCTATTTTTCAACCCCGAACCGGCGCCCAAGACAGCTTTACTTGGCAACAGCACCCAGGGAGGGGGAGCCTTCCTCAAGACCCCACAGGTGGCCTGTACCAGCCAGCGGAGCATTTGCCACCTTCGGGGTCAAAGGGCAGCTTCCACCTTCCGGCAGCAAAAGCGAGTCAGGTCTTGCAATCAGACACAGGAGGACATGGCCCGTATCAAACCCATGAACCTGGATATGGCCTGTATCAGATGGGAGTCAACTTGTACGAAGACCAGATCCCAGATCCGGGGCCCAGGGCACTGGCAATAAAGAATGCAAAAGCCTACCTTTTGAAAACAAGTGTCAAAACGGGTGTGAGCTT GTATGACCATCTGGCTGAAATGTTGGCCAAGATTCTTGATGAGAGGCCTGAAAACCCAGCTGATATAATTGAAAACATCAGTAAGGATGTGAAATGTGCTCGGTTCCAGAAGAAACTGGACACTCTGCGAGATGAATATGAGAAACATCCAACTTTTGAGCTGGCTGAAATGTATAAGACATTGTTCCAGAAGGGTGGTGGAGATGGAACGGAGCAAGAATTAGAAGAAGAAATT ACAGAAACTCCTCTACCCAACGTGATGGAGACAGCTTTTTATTTTGAACAGATTGGAATTGGTTTGAGTATAGAAGAATATTACCACATATTCCTTGCCCTCAAACAGCTGGTCACCACACATCCAATCCAGACCTGTCGCTTCTGGGGGAAAATCCTAGGTATTGAAGCAAACTATATTGTTGCTGAAGTTGAGTTCcgtgagggagaagaggaagaggaagcagaggaagaagaaataattgaGGAGGGACTAAAAGAGGGGAGTGAAATtagagaagatgaagatgaagaagatgaggagaaagatgAGCCACCAAAGCCCAATTACAAGCCACCACCAGTAGTACCAAAAGAAGAGAATCGGACAGGGGCCAATAAATTTACCTATTTTGTTTGCAATGAACCAAGCAAACCTTGGACGAGGTTGCCCCAAGTGACCCCTGCACAGATAGTGAATGCTAGGAAGATCAAGAAGTTTTTCACTGGAAAGCTAGATGCTCCTGTTGTGAGCTACCCACCTTTCCCAGGCACTGAAGCCAACTACCTAAGGGCACAGATTGCCCGCATCTCAGCAGCAACTCAGATCAGCCCACTGGGATTTTATCAGTttggagaagaagagggagatgaagaggaggagggaggagctggAAGAGACACATATGAAGAAAATCCTGACTTTGAGCCCGTTTCAGTGTTAGAGATGGTGGAGTCTCTTGCCAACTGGGTACACCATATACAAAATATTCTAATGCAG GGACGATGTACTTGGGTTAATCCCTATCAAAaatcagaggaagaggaagaagaagatgaggaagaggagaaaccaGAGGAACAAGAGGAGTCTCAAGAAGTAGGACCCCCACTCCTCACACCATTGTCTGAAGATGCAG ACATTCAGAACATCCCTCCGTGGTCAGCTGAGACATCAACAAATTTAATTCCTCAATACGCCCTCGCAGTTCTTCAAGCTAATTTATGGCCTGGGGCATATTCCTTTGCTATAGGAAA TCAGAATACCTCAGTGGACCAGAAATTGCAGAAACGAGTGATCCGACTGTAG
- the LOC121931356 gene encoding radial spoke head protein 6 homolog A-like isoform X1, with amino-acid sequence MAEPPGEQPAPESEEKPEQASQGPPGQSSQGVLRQPSSQDQEAAAPPSIGHDEPEGGLASEQPPRGSIYQPDQPRLSIYEQQEGRGALYQPQQARGPIFQPRTGAQDSFTWQQHPGRGSLPQDPTGGLYQPAEHLPPSGSKGSFHLPAAKASQVLQSDTGGHGPYQTHEPGYGLYQMGVNLYEDQIPDPGPRALAIKNAKAYLLKTSVKTGVSLYDHLAEMLAKILDERPENPADIIENISKDVKCARFQKKLDTLRDEYEKHPTFELAEMYKTLFQKGGGDGTEQELEEEITETPLPNVMETAFYFEQIGIGLSIEEYYHIFLALKQLVTTHPIQTCRFWGKILGIEANYIVAEVEFREGEEEEEAEEEEIIEEGLKEGSEIREDEDEEDEEKDEPPKPNYKPPPVVPKEENRTGANKFTYFVCNEPSKPWTRLPQVTPAQIVNARKIKKFFTGKLDAPVVSYPPFPGTEANYLRAQIARISAATQISPLGFYQFGEEEGDEEEEGGAGRDTYEENPDFEPVSVLEMVESLANWVHHIQNILMQGRCTWVNPYQKSEEEEEEDEEEEKPEEQEESQEVGPPLLTPLSEDADIQNIPPWSAETSTNLIPQYALAVLQANLWPGAYSFAIGKRFDNIYIGWGHKYSPDNYSPPLPPIVQSEYLSGPEIAETSDPTVEEELALKAAQEEALAAEEMEEEEEDEDEDEDD; translated from the exons ATGGCAGAGCCACCTGGAGAACAGCCAGCACCTGAGAGTGAGGAAAAGCCAGAGCAGGCCAGCCAGGGCCCCCCAGGGCAAAGTAGCCAGGGGGTGTTAAGGCAGCCCAGTAGTCAGGATCAAGAAGCAGCAGCGCCTCCATCCATAGGGCACGATGAACCCGAGGGAGGCCTGGCATCGGAGCAGCCACCCAGGGGCAGCATCTACCAGCCAGACCAACCCAGGCTGAGCATCTACGAGCAACAAGAAGGAAGAGGTGCTTTGTATCAGCCTCAGCAAGCCAGGGGCCCTATTTTTCAACCCCGAACCGGCGCCCAAGACAGCTTTACTTGGCAACAGCACCCAGGGAGGGGGAGCCTTCCTCAAGACCCCACAGGTGGCCTGTACCAGCCAGCGGAGCATTTGCCACCTTCGGGGTCAAAGGGCAGCTTCCACCTTCCGGCAGCAAAAGCGAGTCAGGTCTTGCAATCAGACACAGGAGGACATGGCCCGTATCAAACCCATGAACCTGGATATGGCCTGTATCAGATGGGAGTCAACTTGTACGAAGACCAGATCCCAGATCCGGGGCCCAGGGCACTGGCAATAAAGAATGCAAAAGCCTACCTTTTGAAAACAAGTGTCAAAACGGGTGTGAGCTT GTATGACCATCTGGCTGAAATGTTGGCCAAGATTCTTGATGAGAGGCCTGAAAACCCAGCTGATATAATTGAAAACATCAGTAAGGATGTGAAATGTGCTCGGTTCCAGAAGAAACTGGACACTCTGCGAGATGAATATGAGAAACATCCAACTTTTGAGCTGGCTGAAATGTATAAGACATTGTTCCAGAAGGGTGGTGGAGATGGAACGGAGCAAGAATTAGAAGAAGAAATT ACAGAAACTCCTCTACCCAACGTGATGGAGACAGCTTTTTATTTTGAACAGATTGGAATTGGTTTGAGTATAGAAGAATATTACCACATATTCCTTGCCCTCAAACAGCTGGTCACCACACATCCAATCCAGACCTGTCGCTTCTGGGGGAAAATCCTAGGTATTGAAGCAAACTATATTGTTGCTGAAGTTGAGTTCcgtgagggagaagaggaagaggaagcagaggaagaagaaataattgaGGAGGGACTAAAAGAGGGGAGTGAAATtagagaagatgaagatgaagaagatgaggagaaagatgAGCCACCAAAGCCCAATTACAAGCCACCACCAGTAGTACCAAAAGAAGAGAATCGGACAGGGGCCAATAAATTTACCTATTTTGTTTGCAATGAACCAAGCAAACCTTGGACGAGGTTGCCCCAAGTGACCCCTGCACAGATAGTGAATGCTAGGAAGATCAAGAAGTTTTTCACTGGAAAGCTAGATGCTCCTGTTGTGAGCTACCCACCTTTCCCAGGCACTGAAGCCAACTACCTAAGGGCACAGATTGCCCGCATCTCAGCAGCAACTCAGATCAGCCCACTGGGATTTTATCAGTttggagaagaagagggagatgaagaggaggagggaggagctggAAGAGACACATATGAAGAAAATCCTGACTTTGAGCCCGTTTCAGTGTTAGAGATGGTGGAGTCTCTTGCCAACTGGGTACACCATATACAAAATATTCTAATGCAG GGACGATGTACTTGGGTTAATCCCTATCAAAaatcagaggaagaggaagaagaagatgaggaagaggagaaaccaGAGGAACAAGAGGAGTCTCAAGAAGTAGGACCCCCACTCCTCACACCATTGTCTGAAGATGCAG ACATTCAGAACATCCCTCCGTGGTCAGCTGAGACATCAACAAATTTAATTCCTCAATACGCCCTCGCAGTTCTTCAAGCTAATTTATGGCCTGGGGCATATTCCTTTGCTATAGGAAA GAGATTTGATAATATCTACATTGGCTGGGGTCACAAATACAGTCCAGATAACTACAGCCCTCCATTGCCACCCATTGTGCAGTCAGAATACCTCAGTGGACCAGAAATTGCAGAAACGAGTGATCCGACTGTAGAAGAAGAACTTGCACTCAAGGCTGCACAAGAGGAGGCACTTGCAGCTGAagaaatggaagaggaggaagaggatgaagatgaggatgaggatgattaG